A genomic stretch from Thermodesulfovibrionales bacterium includes:
- the rpoZ gene encoding DNA-directed RNA polymerase subunit omega has protein sequence MDIIALPVEIEKKLIDGKFRLATIAAQRARELALGVKPKIATRSKKVTTVAIEEALSGSLEFLVGDEARKAKQEAKKFDYRKYLEEKRREGAPEDLSELEKDLKVYLHERETGERKALEDLFVEKGEESESPKSYEALGDESGAEE, from the coding sequence ATGGATATTATCGCGTTGCCGGTTGAAATTGAAAAGAAGCTCATAGACGGCAAATTTAGACTTGCGACGATCGCGGCGCAGAGGGCGAGGGAACTGGCACTCGGGGTAAAACCGAAGATCGCCACCAGGTCGAAGAAGGTGACGACAGTCGCGATCGAAGAAGCCCTGAGCGGTTCTCTGGAGTTCCTTGTGGGCGACGAGGCGAGGAAGGCGAAGCAGGAGGCGAAGAAATTCGATTACCGGAAGTACCTGGAGGAGAAGCGGAGAGAAGGCGCACCTGAAGACCTTTCCGAACTCGAGAAGGACCTGAAGGTCTACCTGCACGAAAGGGAGACCGGCGAGAGGAAAGCCCTGGAGGACCTCTTTGTCGAGAAGGGAGAGGAATCGGAATCCCCGAAGAGTTACGAGGCCCTTGGGGATGAAAGCGGTGCTGAAGAGTAG
- the efp gene encoding elongation factor P, with product MLSTNEFRKGAKIEYKGEPFEIVDFQHVKMGRGGAIIRTKLKSMRTGSVLEDTFRSGEKFETPQLEEKAMQYLYAEGDMHFFMDTETFEQVPLTEAQLGDVKKFLKENMTVKVLDYKGEPLTVELPTFVELVVVKTDPGFKGDTASGGTKPATLETGAVVKVPFHISEGDRLKIDTRTSEYIERVK from the coding sequence TTGCTATCGACGAACGAATTCAGGAAAGGTGCCAAGATAGAGTATAAGGGAGAGCCTTTTGAGATTGTGGACTTTCAGCATGTTAAGATGGGAAGAGGCGGGGCGATCATCAGGACGAAACTGAAGAGCATGAGAACAGGAAGCGTGCTGGAGGATACCTTTAGGTCCGGTGAAAAATTCGAGACACCCCAGCTCGAAGAGAAGGCTATGCAATACCTCTATGCGGAGGGGGATATGCATTTCTTTATGGATACGGAGACCTTCGAACAGGTCCCCCTCACCGAGGCCCAGCTTGGAGACGTGAAGAAATTTCTGAAGGAGAACATGACGGTCAAGGTTCTCGACTATAAGGGAGAACCCCTTACGGTTGAACTGCCGACTTTTGTGGAACTTGTAGTCGTAAAGACCGATCCCGGTTTCAAGGGTGACACTGCATCGGGAGGAACGAAACCGGCGACACTCGAGACGGGTGCTGTGGTAAAGGTCCCCTTCCATATCAGCGAAGGGGACAGACTGAAAATCGATACACGGACGTCAGAATATATCGAAAGGGTCAAGTGA
- the coaBC gene encoding bifunctional phosphopantothenoylcysteine decarboxylase/phosphopantothenate--cysteine ligase CoaBC yields MLKSRKILLGLTGSVAVYKAVELARRLTEEGAAVHVVMTSAAKNFITPLSLEVSSQNRVHSDLYVDPMSHISLTADADLFVVAPATANSIGKFAQGIADDLLSTCMLSFKGPVVIAPAMNWRMYENPIFRKNLDYLLSRGFLQVGPERGILACGEEAVGRMAEVPEIIETIKSALSRQDLSGKRFVVTSGPTREYVDPVRFISNRSSGKMGYAVARAAARRGAKVTLISGPTQIKPPASAEVIFVETAAELREAVLGNLRCDVLVMAAAVADFAPIRRRDTKIEKSDGLKLELRRTPDILSELGAMRRKPLLVGFSAETGPHVKRAENKGRKKGVDIMVFNNVLSTGSGFDVDTNEITIIGKEGMTSLPLMTKDEAADALLDRISDLFKFIP; encoded by the coding sequence GTGCTGAAGAGTAGGAAGATACTCCTCGGTCTCACGGGAAGTGTCGCTGTATATAAGGCAGTTGAATTAGCGAGAAGGCTCACCGAGGAAGGGGCAGCGGTTCATGTGGTCATGACCTCCGCCGCGAAGAATTTCATAACGCCCCTTTCCCTCGAGGTGTCATCTCAGAATAGAGTCCATTCCGACCTCTATGTCGACCCGATGTCCCATATCTCGCTTACCGCTGATGCGGATCTTTTCGTCGTAGCTCCTGCGACGGCAAACAGCATAGGGAAATTCGCACAGGGAATCGCCGATGACCTCCTCAGCACCTGCATGCTCTCATTCAAGGGTCCCGTAGTCATCGCACCGGCAATGAACTGGAGGATGTACGAAAACCCGATCTTCCGGAAGAACCTCGATTATCTCCTATCACGGGGATTCCTTCAGGTCGGCCCCGAGCGGGGGATTCTGGCCTGCGGGGAAGAGGCCGTCGGCAGGATGGCTGAGGTCCCGGAAATAATCGAGACGATAAAGTCTGCCCTATCGAGGCAGGACCTTTCCGGTAAGAGATTTGTCGTGACTTCCGGGCCGACCCGAGAATACGTGGACCCGGTGCGCTTCATCTCTAACAGGTCGTCGGGCAAAATGGGATATGCGGTTGCGAGGGCGGCGGCGAGAAGAGGAGCGAAGGTGACACTCATCAGCGGACCGACGCAGATCAAACCTCCCGCATCGGCAGAGGTGATTTTCGTCGAGACCGCAGCGGAACTGAGAGAAGCGGTCCTCGGGAACCTGCGCTGCGATGTCCTTGTCATGGCTGCAGCGGTTGCTGATTTTGCGCCCATCAGGAGAAGGGATACAAAAATCGAAAAGAGCGATGGACTGAAGCTCGAACTCAGAAGGACACCGGATATCCTTTCAGAACTCGGTGCGATGCGCCGGAAACCGCTTCTTGTAGGCTTCTCGGCAGAAACGGGGCCTCACGTGAAGCGGGCTGAGAATAAGGGCAGGAAAAAGGGCGTTGATATCATGGTATTTAACAACGTGCTCTCTACCGGTTCGGGCTTCGACGTCGACACGAACGAGATCACGATTATCGGGAAGGAAGGCATGACGAGTCTGCCCCTTATGACCAAAGATGAAGCTGCCGATGCCCTTCTCGATAGGATTTCGGATTTATTCAAATTTATTCCTTGA
- a CDS encoding Xaa-Pro peptidase family protein encodes MSFLRGSAIITGYPLRIARVRDSIRNRGVDGFLVTDLINIRYLSGFRGTSGFILITKRDAVFVTDFRYREEAERELSKKDSRGGATSRSSVAWEIVIEKGNRFGTIRKLLRSLGVGMLGFESSVSYEVFSALSRIGAGLKPLRGLVEGLRAVKDADEIALIRQAVRRAEDAFRDIKPRIRAGRSELEIAGMLEERLKKRGCNRIPFDIIVASGDNAAMPHAKATEKRLSPGDLVVVDWGGEAEGYVSDMTRTLLLRGGDMTRKKGIYEAVLKANRDAISSVSPGEQGKIIDGTARESIGNAGYGEYFGHGTGHGVGLEVHELPRITWTKRTVVQEHMVFTVEPGIYLPGLGGVRIEDMVLVRSAGCEVLTTLPKNLEIIA; translated from the coding sequence ATATCATTTCTCAGAGGTAGCGCGATTATCACCGGGTATCCGCTCCGCATCGCACGGGTACGGGATTCCATCCGGAATAGAGGAGTCGATGGATTCCTCGTAACCGACCTCATCAATATCCGGTATCTCTCCGGCTTCAGAGGCACGTCGGGCTTCATTCTCATAACGAAACGGGATGCCGTCTTCGTGACGGATTTCAGATATCGGGAGGAGGCTGAACGGGAATTATCGAAGAAGGACAGCAGGGGAGGCGCGACATCCCGATCATCTGTTGCATGGGAAATTGTAATCGAGAAGGGAAACCGGTTCGGGACGATAAGAAAGCTCCTCAGGTCGCTCGGCGTCGGCATGCTCGGCTTCGAATCTTCCGTGTCGTATGAGGTCTTTTCCGCCCTTTCCCGGATCGGTGCCGGCCTCAAGCCCCTAAGGGGTCTCGTGGAAGGATTGAGGGCGGTGAAGGATGCTGATGAGATAGCCCTTATTCGGCAAGCCGTCCGGCGTGCCGAAGATGCGTTTCGTGACATTAAGCCCCGGATAAGAGCAGGGAGGAGTGAGCTTGAGATCGCCGGAATGCTCGAGGAGAGGCTAAAAAAAAGAGGTTGTAATCGCATCCCTTTTGATATAATAGTGGCGTCCGGAGACAATGCGGCGATGCCGCATGCGAAGGCGACGGAAAAGAGGCTCTCGCCGGGAGACCTCGTTGTTGTCGACTGGGGAGGAGAGGCGGAGGGGTATGTCTCTGACATGACGAGGACGCTGCTTCTGAGAGGCGGAGACATGACGAGGAAGAAAGGGATATATGAGGCCGTCCTTAAGGCGAACAGAGACGCAATCTCCTCTGTCAGTCCGGGCGAACAAGGGAAGATCATAGACGGTACGGCGCGGGAGAGTATCGGGAACGCCGGATATGGGGAGTATTTCGGTCACGGTACGGGTCACGGAGTTGGCCTTGAGGTTCATGAACTGCCCCGGATAACCTGGACGAAGAGGACCGTGGTGCAGGAGCACATGGTCTTCACTGTCGAACCGGGGATATACCTGCCGGGGCTTGGAGGGGTGAGGATCGAGGACATGGTACTCGTGCGGTCTGCCGGCTGTGAGGTGTTGACCACCCTGCCGAAGAATCTCGAGATTATTGCCTAA
- a CDS encoding tetratricopeptide repeat protein, protein MALEEIEKLRQRVEKDPNSRLFLPLAEEYRKSGMPDEAITVLLNGLKQHAGYTSARVALGRIYLEKNMLSEAQLEFEEVIRSVPDNLFAHRKLADIYRELGETEKAVTEYRTVLVLNPLDEDAQACLETLETIPSEGATSALSPEGKAAAARETLLEAAGGEETAEEIMEEGILAAELPEGEVTGIVKSEDFGKEFEEFSRSLSQQLEDEPEAGVFVIGADSPEPVHPAGVSGEVPPSGEGSYAAMRAEIEAADSLITSGDYSEAINLYRGLLTRYPENRDLLQRVAELRAFLKLIGKGEELMIARLEAFREGIKRRFSASSE, encoded by the coding sequence ATGGCACTCGAAGAGATAGAGAAACTGCGCCAGAGAGTTGAGAAGGACCCGAATTCGCGGCTTTTCCTTCCCCTCGCCGAAGAATACAGAAAGTCGGGAATGCCGGATGAGGCTATTACCGTACTTCTGAACGGCCTGAAACAGCATGCGGGCTATACCAGTGCGCGGGTTGCCTTGGGAAGGATATATCTCGAGAAGAACATGCTCAGCGAAGCCCAGCTCGAATTTGAGGAAGTCATCCGGTCGGTACCGGACAATCTCTTTGCCCATAGAAAACTTGCAGATATATACCGGGAACTGGGAGAGACGGAGAAGGCCGTAACGGAATACCGGACGGTGCTTGTCCTGAACCCCCTCGATGAAGATGCTCAGGCCTGTCTCGAAACCCTCGAAACAATACCCTCTGAGGGAGCGACTTCCGCTCTTTCTCCTGAAGGCAAGGCCGCAGCGGCCCGTGAAACATTGCTTGAAGCGGCGGGAGGAGAAGAGACGGCTGAGGAAATTATGGAGGAGGGCATTCTTGCGGCGGAACTCCCTGAAGGTGAAGTTACCGGGATCGTGAAATCAGAGGATTTCGGAAAAGAATTTGAGGAATTCAGCAGGTCCCTTTCCCAGCAGCTTGAAGATGAGCCGGAGGCAGGAGTCTTTGTTATCGGGGCTGATTCCCCGGAGCCAGTGCATCCGGCGGGCGTCTCTGGAGAAGTTCCTCCCTCTGGCGAAGGCAGCTATGCCGCCATGAGGGCGGAGATCGAAGCTGCTGATTCCCTTATCACCAGCGGCGACTATTCCGAAGCGATTAATCTCTACAGGGGACTGCTCACACGTTACCCCGAAAACAGAGACCTTCTCCAGCGGGTCGCTGAGCTCAGGGCTTTTCTGAAACTGATCGGAAAAGGCGAAGAGCTCATGATAGCGAGACTGGAGGCTTTCCGCGAAGGGATAAAGAGAAGGTTTAGCGCATCTTCCGAATAG
- the aroQ gene encoding type II 3-dehydroquinate dehydratase yields the protein MKVLVIHGPNLNLLGKREPDIYGTLTLSEINARMKEKAAELGMDLTVIQSNSESGIIDTIQKNDYDLLIINPAAYTHTSIAIRDAIASVGKPAIEVHISNIHEREEFRRKSYTAEVSRGQIIGFGAESYILALIAAKNIISQR from the coding sequence ATGAAGGTTTTAGTTATACACGGTCCGAATCTGAACCTGCTCGGGAAAAGGGAACCCGATATTTACGGTACCCTGACTCTCTCGGAAATCAACGCCAGAATGAAAGAGAAGGCCGCGGAACTGGGAATGGATCTGACCGTCATCCAATCCAACAGTGAATCAGGGATCATCGACACGATACAGAAGAACGATTATGATCTCCTCATCATCAATCCGGCAGCCTACACGCACACGAGCATAGCCATCCGAGACGCAATCGCTTCCGTCGGGAAGCCTGCCATAGAAGTGCATATTTCGAATATTCACGAAAGAGAGGAATTCAGAAGAAAGTCTTACACCGCGGAGGTGTCGCGGGGCCAGATCATCGGCTTTGGCGCAGAAAGCTATATCCTTGCACTCATAGCCGCAAAAAATATCATTTCTCAGAGGTAG